A genomic region of Thermococcus sp. contains the following coding sequences:
- a CDS encoding DUF61 family protein yields the protein MPTADDVLKMEIARVNLHLPTVRPTLSQLLAEEKPRVHLRDGSESHFKRSELEYVESLLDDKEVKLLRLPIILEISTVYRGYFRVRGRIEVKVVEKILETYDELEEKTEGLYPRYLLPRVRRVLPTTTTYAFIAE from the coding sequence ATGCCTACTGCAGATGATGTTTTGAAGATGGAGATAGCAAGGGTTAACCTGCACTTACCCACGGTTAGGCCCACACTCTCTCAACTCTTGGCAGAGGAAAAGCCTAGGGTCCACCTCAGGGATGGAAGCGAGAGCCACTTCAAGCGCTCGGAGCTAGAATACGTAGAGAGCCTGCTCGATGATAAAGAGGTAAAACTCCTCCGGCTCCCGATAATCCTGGAGATAAGCACGGTTTACAGGGGTTACTTCCGCGTCCGTGGGAGGATTGAGGTCAAAGTCGTCGAGAAGATCCTGGAGACCTACGACGAGCTCGAAGAGAAAACAGAGGGTCTCTATCCAAGGTACCTCCTGCCTCGGGTTAGGCGGGTCCTCCCGACGACGACAACCTACGCCTTCATAGCGGAGTGA
- a CDS encoding EamA family transporter, translating to MRRGYLFIFLAASMWGTLGIFATYIYRYGVDSFTMVFWRVLFALLILGTYIVLFLRENPFTRERLWFYALYGLVGVFAFYTLYFYTVKISSVGFAVLLVYTAPAFSVILGRLIFGEPLIREKMVALFLVLTGVVLVAGNVDFHVGYLALITGITTGFTYSIYSILAKFGVRNERPERVLFMILFFGLLFLAPFSKFSVPGGAIPYLLGLAFFPTFLGYILYNHALKEVEVSRASIVATVEPVVAIILAFLLFGEKLTTEQLIGATLIIGGSIIVHLRGEEKPEENLLEETH from the coding sequence GTTGACTCTTTCACGATGGTGTTCTGGCGCGTCCTCTTCGCCCTCTTGATACTAGGCACTTACATAGTGCTCTTCCTGCGAGAGAATCCCTTCACCCGTGAGAGGTTGTGGTTCTACGCCCTCTACGGCCTCGTTGGCGTCTTCGCATTTTACACCCTCTACTTCTACACGGTAAAGATATCATCCGTTGGATTCGCGGTCCTCTTAGTGTACACTGCCCCGGCATTTTCCGTCATCCTCGGGAGGCTGATTTTCGGGGAACCCCTGATCAGAGAAAAGATGGTAGCGCTCTTTCTCGTCCTGACCGGGGTTGTCCTTGTTGCAGGAAATGTGGACTTCCACGTGGGTTATCTAGCCCTCATAACGGGCATCACTACAGGATTTACTTACTCCATCTACAGTATTCTGGCCAAGTTTGGGGTGAGAAACGAGAGACCGGAAAGGGTGCTCTTCATGATCCTCTTCTTTGGACTGCTCTTCTTGGCGCCGTTCTCTAAGTTCTCCGTCCCTGGAGGAGCCATACCATATCTCCTCGGCCTTGCCTTCTTCCCTACATTCTTGGGTTACATCCTTTACAACCATGCCCTCAAGGAGGTTGAGGTGAGCAGGGCGAGCATAGTGGCGACGGTCGAGCCGGTTGTCGCAATAATCCTTGCGTTCCTCCTCTTCGGGGAGAAGCTGACGACTGAGCAGCTCATCGGTGCGACCCTGATAATAGGGGGATCCATCATAGTGCACTTGAGGGGAGAAGAAAAACCAGAGGAGAACCTGCTGGAAGAGACCCACTAA
- the glnA gene encoding type I glutamate--ammonia ligase, with protein MNEVSTASRTGEAKKPGFIQLIFVDINGVPKGMEIPAGRYEEAVEKGIAFDGSSIPGFQGIADSDLIFKADPDTYAEVPWEGIARVYGYVYKDGKPYKADPRGVLKKTIEKLEKEGFKAYIGPEPEFYLFKKNGTWELHLPDGGGYFDLVTLDRVREVRREIALYMPALGLVPEVLHHEVGNAQHEIDFRYNEALRTADNIVSFKYTVKAVAELHGLHATFMPKPLYGFPGNGMHLHISLWKEEENIFVGEGGLSETALHFVGGILKHAKALTAVTNPTVNSYKRLVPGYEAPVYISWGYRNRSTLIRVPAFWGNGARIEYRCPDPSANPYLAFATILMAGLDGIKRKLEPEAYAETNVYEMDDTTRKKVGIETLPENLGGALEGLKRDRIVREALGGAYENFVTYKEREWEAYVEYLESMNLPENTKKVTEWELERYFHV; from the coding sequence ATGAACGAAGTTTCCACGGCGTCCCGTACTGGAGAGGCTAAGAAGCCTGGCTTCATCCAACTGATCTTTGTCGACATAAACGGTGTCCCCAAGGGGATGGAAATACCGGCGGGCAGGTACGAAGAGGCAGTTGAGAAAGGGATAGCCTTTGATGGTTCATCCATACCGGGCTTCCAGGGAATAGCGGACAGCGACCTGATTTTCAAAGCTGATCCTGATACATACGCTGAGGTTCCCTGGGAGGGGATAGCGAGGGTTTACGGCTACGTCTACAAGGACGGAAAGCCGTATAAGGCCGATCCAAGGGGGGTCTTGAAAAAGACAATTGAAAAACTCGAGAAAGAGGGCTTTAAGGCCTACATAGGGCCAGAACCGGAGTTCTACCTCTTCAAAAAGAACGGTACATGGGAGCTTCACCTGCCCGATGGGGGCGGTTACTTTGACCTAGTAACCCTCGACAGGGTGAGGGAAGTGAGGAGGGAGATAGCGCTCTACATGCCAGCCCTCGGCCTCGTTCCAGAGGTTCTACATCACGAGGTTGGGAATGCACAGCATGAGATAGACTTCCGCTACAACGAGGCATTGAGAACAGCCGACAACATCGTGAGCTTCAAGTACACGGTGAAGGCAGTTGCCGAGCTGCATGGTTTACACGCCACATTTATGCCAAAACCCCTCTACGGTTTTCCCGGCAACGGCATGCACCTTCACATTAGCCTGTGGAAGGAGGAAGAGAATATCTTCGTAGGAGAAGGAGGGCTGAGCGAAACGGCACTCCACTTCGTTGGAGGGATACTCAAGCACGCAAAGGCCCTTACAGCGGTAACCAATCCCACTGTCAACAGCTACAAACGCCTCGTCCCCGGATATGAGGCACCGGTTTACATAAGCTGGGGCTACAGGAACAGGAGCACGCTGATAAGGGTCCCTGCTTTCTGGGGGAACGGTGCTAGAATAGAGTACCGCTGTCCTGACCCTAGTGCAAACCCCTACTTGGCATTCGCGACAATCCTGATGGCAGGTCTCGACGGGATAAAGAGAAAACTGGAACCTGAGGCTTACGCTGAGACAAACGTCTACGAGATGGACGATACTACCAGGAAGAAGGTGGGTATAGAGACGCTACCCGAGAACCTTGGGGGGGCACTTGAGGGGCTGAAGCGGGACAGGATTGTCAGGGAGGCCCTCGGCGGTGCCTACGAGAACTTTGTCACATACAAGGAAAGGGAGTGGGAAGCCTACGTGGAGTACCTAGAGTCCATGAACCTGCCTGAAAACACCAAGAAAGTAACGGAGTGGGAGCTGGAGAGGTACTTCCACGTTTAG